The following proteins are co-located in the Desulfoscipio sp. XC116 genome:
- the cooS gene encoding anaerobic carbon-monoxide dehydrogenase catalytic subunit: protein MPRFRDISLTSRPSNKSPRVIEPKNVKRTVDPAALEMIDVAKEKGIITAFDRVLAQQPQCQFGYKGICCRFCMMGPCRIKADEGPASRGICGANAWTIVARSVGLMILTGCASHAQHGNHIAHVLHMIAEGHAPDYSIKDPEKLLRICRKVDIETEGKDNNTLAKELAEKALEDFKRLKGEGEATWIANMVTKERNANYRERNVMPHGVHATISDLVTQAHVGMDNDPVNLVFSAVRVGLADLAGKWIATDISDIIFGTPQPVMSEANMGVLEPSKVNIVLHGHNPLLSEMIVAAARELEDEAKAAGAAGIQLSGICCTGNEVLMRQGIPLVTSFSSQELAICTGAVDCMVVDVQCIMPGLNTVAQCFGTKLITTSDLVKNPGTMHIDYQEATAMENAKEVIHYGIEAFKERGNRPVHIPNVKNKVVAGWSLEAILEVFKSVNPDNPIRVLNDAIMNGEVKGVAFMVGCSNLKTFQDQAHIEIAKGMLQNDVFVISTGCHAQACAKAGLMDPGKVDEYCGDGLKSFYKRISANANLKYGLPPIFHIGSCVDNSRAAELLMLMAGDLGVDTPKVPFVASAPEAMSGKATSIGTWAVTIGLPTHVGTMPPVEGCDLIYSILTQIAGDVFGGYFILEPDIETSIQKLLNALEYRAWKLGVHRRVAEDLDTSLCQNW, encoded by the coding sequence ATGCCAAGGTTTAGAGATATAAGCCTGACCAGTCGGCCTTCGAACAAGTCGCCACGGGTTATTGAACCTAAAAACGTCAAGCGCACTGTTGACCCTGCGGCTCTTGAGATGATCGATGTGGCCAAAGAAAAAGGGATAATTACAGCTTTTGACCGGGTACTGGCCCAACAGCCGCAATGTCAATTCGGCTATAAAGGTATTTGCTGCCGTTTCTGCATGATGGGTCCCTGCCGTATTAAAGCAGATGAAGGCCCTGCCAGCAGAGGTATCTGTGGCGCCAATGCCTGGACCATCGTAGCTCGCAGCGTTGGCCTGATGATCCTCACAGGCTGCGCGTCCCACGCTCAGCACGGTAATCACATTGCTCACGTACTGCATATGATCGCCGAAGGCCACGCGCCGGATTATTCTATTAAAGACCCGGAAAAGCTGCTTAGAATCTGCCGCAAGGTAGACATTGAAACAGAAGGTAAAGATAATAACACCTTGGCCAAAGAACTGGCTGAAAAAGCGCTGGAAGACTTCAAACGGCTTAAAGGCGAAGGCGAAGCCACCTGGATTGCCAATATGGTTACCAAAGAAAGAAATGCGAACTATCGGGAACGCAATGTAATGCCCCACGGGGTTCATGCCACTATTTCCGATTTGGTCACTCAAGCCCATGTAGGTATGGACAATGACCCCGTAAACCTGGTATTCAGTGCGGTACGGGTAGGTTTGGCCGACCTGGCCGGCAAGTGGATTGCCACCGACATTTCGGATATTATTTTTGGCACACCCCAACCTGTGATGAGCGAGGCCAATATGGGCGTGCTGGAGCCTTCTAAAGTCAATATTGTTCTACACGGTCATAACCCGCTGCTCAGTGAAATGATCGTTGCTGCGGCCAGGGAATTGGAAGATGAAGCCAAGGCTGCGGGCGCCGCGGGTATTCAGCTCTCCGGCATCTGCTGCACCGGTAACGAAGTGCTTATGCGCCAAGGGATACCCCTGGTTACTTCTTTCTCATCCCAGGAACTGGCCATTTGCACCGGCGCCGTGGACTGCATGGTAGTTGACGTACAGTGCATTATGCCGGGTTTGAACACCGTAGCCCAATGCTTCGGCACCAAACTGATCACAACTTCAGATCTCGTTAAGAACCCTGGCACTATGCACATCGACTATCAGGAAGCCACGGCGATGGAAAACGCCAAAGAAGTAATCCATTACGGCATTGAGGCCTTCAAAGAGCGCGGCAATCGTCCGGTGCACATCCCCAATGTGAAGAATAAGGTTGTGGCCGGTTGGAGTCTGGAAGCTATTTTGGAAGTATTTAAGTCCGTTAATCCCGATAATCCCATCAGAGTTTTAAATGATGCCATAATGAACGGCGAGGTAAAAGGCGTAGCCTTTATGGTAGGCTGCTCCAACCTGAAAACCTTCCAGGATCAGGCGCACATCGAAATCGCCAAAGGCATGCTGCAAAATGACGTATTTGTTATTTCAACCGGTTGCCATGCCCAGGCTTGTGCCAAGGCCGGACTGATGGATCCCGGCAAGGTGGATGAATATTGCGGCGATGGACTCAAGAGTTTCTATAAGCGCATCAGTGCCAACGCCAACCTGAAGTATGGCCTGCCGCCGATATTCCACATTGGATCTTGTGTGGACAACTCCCGGGCAGCTGAGCTGTTGATGTTAATGGCGGGAGATTTAGGCGTAGACACCCCGAAGGTGCCTTTTGTAGCTTCTGCTCCTGAAGCCATGAGTGGTAAAGCTACCAGTATCGGCACCTGGGCTGTAACCATTGGACTACCCACCCATGTGGGTACCATGCCGCCGGTGGAAGGCTGCGATCTTATTTACAGCATCCTTACCCAAATAGCCGGCGACGTGTTTGGCGGTTATTTCATTCTCGAGCCCGATATCGAAACATCTATTCAAAAACTGCTTAACGCTCTGGAATACAGAGCTTGGAAATTGGGCGTACACCGCCGGGTGGCTGAGGATTTGGATACCAGCCTGTGCCAAAACTGGTAA